A genome region from Sphingorhabdus sp. SMR4y includes the following:
- the ccoS gene encoding cbb3-type cytochrome oxidase assembly protein CcoS, with product MSGLAILIPVALLMGLCGLVFFFWAMRNEQFEDLDGAAQRVLIDEEDESS from the coding sequence ATGAGCGGCCTGGCAATCCTGATCCCGGTGGCCCTGCTGATGGGCCTGTGCGGTCTGGTTTTTTTCTTCTGGGCTATGCGCAACGAACAGTTCGAGGATCTAGACGGCGCGGCCCAGCGCGTGCTGATTGATGAGGAAGACGAGTCTTCATGA